A genomic region of Platichthys flesus chromosome 4, fPlaFle2.1, whole genome shotgun sequence contains the following coding sequences:
- the zgc:101731 gene encoding SNARE_SNAP25N and SNARE_SNAP23C domain-containing protein isoform X1, with protein sequence MASDPPILTEQEELHRRANQVTDESLESTRRMMLLVEESKDSGIRALVMLDEQGEQLERVEEGLDQINSDMKEAEKNLTDLGKCCGLCSCDKLKAFEESGAYKAVWGGASGQDGVVSNQPPASRVVDEREQMIMSGGHIRRVTDDAREDEMDENLAHVSSIMGNLKNMALDMGSEIIQQNDQIDRIQGKAVLNVSRIEAANQKANNLMKR encoded by the exons ATGGCGTCAGACCCGCCCATCttgacagagcaggaggagctacACAGAAGAGCCAATCAGGTCACAGATGAG tcCCTGGAAAGCACAAGACGGAtgatgctgctggtggaggag AGTAAAGACTCCGGTATCAGAGCTTTGGTCATGCTGGACGAACAAGGAG AGCAGTTGGAGCGTGTAGAGGAGGGTTTGGATCAGATCAACTCTGATATGAAGGAGGCCGAGAAAAATCTGACCGACCTTGGAAAGTGCTGTGGCCTCTGCTCCTGTGATAA ACTCAAGGCCTTCGAGGAGAGCGGCGCGTACAAGGCTGTgtggggcggagcctcgggacagGATGGCGTCGTGTCCAATCAGCCGCCGGCGTCACGAGTGGTCGACGAGAGGGAGCAAATGATCATGAGCGGAGGACACATACGGAG GGTGACGGACGACGCCCGGGAGGACGAGATGGACGAGAACCTGGCTCATGTCAGCAGCATCATGGGAAATCTGAAGAATATGGCTCTGGACATGGGCAGTGAGATCATCCAGCAGAACGACCAGATCGACCGCATTCAGGGAAAA GCCGTCCTCAACGTGTCCCGCATCGAAGCTGCCAACCAGAAAGCCAACAACCTCATGAAGCGATAG
- the zgc:113149 gene encoding uncharacterized protein zgc:113149, producing the protein MSTSWREEDEEYKVGGAKGGLRAKPRFSFNEVRVLLEAVKRNRYIILRKFNQGVSAETKKQTWCEITNQINGLGENHREVRQIMKKWADLKCDGKRRIATLRGPNGSNLRKKNLGPVEKMVHNILLMSPSGDGDSDQEPDDDEEMSKIYPKGLASNYSYLGLTDSSHSLPGGASYDMSPLSSPEKEPGGDPFHSSSDFDVELGDDGERTMDFDENDDSLLSSPPASLDPLPDNALLRVKPVHTYSRNSQNHSQSHIQNHIQNHDYSRPMPEPSSSAASTSSGFPSASGSKAAPTAAPPLSRSPSSSKMTASILPRPPPASSANDSTSDLASSSSSILPPSAPPSAPPPAPSAAVSSSSSSGVSAPAAPSSSVHRTSGSNPCDPLPAGASSRSSQDSVGQMATQSLQQQRASRMLLTSMSQSLEVLAQSVQLLVESQQEFVQESLLLQRETVDVLRDFSTAALTMLRDKGSSGLQAQHLDPPPRF; encoded by the exons aTGTCGACCTCATGGcgtgaggaagatgaggagtaTAAGGTGGGAGGAGCAAAAGGAGGGCTGAGAGCCAAGCCGAGGTTCTCCTTCAACGAGGTGCGAGTGCTGCTGGAGGCCGTGAAGAGGAACAGATACATCATCCTCA GGAAGTTTAACCAGGGCGTGTCGGCTGAGACCAAGAAACAGACGTGGTGTGAGATCACCAATCAGATCAACGGCCTGGGAGAGAATCACAGAGAG GTGCGTCAGATCATGAAGAAGTGGGCGGACCTAAAGTGTGACGGGAAGCGACGTATCGCGACCCTCAGGGGCCCGAACGGCAGCAACCTGAGGAAGAAGAACCTGGGCCCCGTGGAGAAGATGGTGCATAACATCCTGCTGATGAGTCCCAGTGGGG ACGGTGACAGTGACCAGGAACCTGACGATGACGAGGAGATGTCAAAGATTTACCCTAAAGGTCTGGCGTCCAATTACTCCTACCTCGGTTTGACGGACAGCTCCCACTCGTTACCTGGAGGAGCCTCCTACgacatgtctcctctgtcctcaccgGAGAAGGAACCTGGCG GAGATCCCTTCCATTCCTCCTCCGACTTTGACGTGGAGCTGGGAGACGATGGAG AACGAACCATGGACTTTGATGAAAATGACGACTCCCTGTTGTCCTCGCCTCCCGCCTCTCTGGACCCCCTCCCTGACAACGCCCTGCTGAGGGTCAAGCCCGTCCACACCTACTCCCGAAACAGCCAGAACCACAGCCAGAGCCACATCCAGAACCACATCCAGAACCACGACTACTCCAGACCGATGCCGGAaccctcttcttctgcagcctccacctcctccggtTTCCCTTCAGCATCTGGTTCAAAGGCTGCGCCCACTGCTGCACCTCCTTTGTCGCGGTCCCCTTCAAGCTCCAAAATGACTGCCTCCATCCTCCCTAGGCCCCCCCCTGCTTCCTCCGCCAATGACTCTACCTCTGACCTtgcatcctcctcatcctccatccTACCACCTTCTGCTCcaccttctgctcctcctcccgctccctcagctgcagtctcctcctcctcctcctccggtgtGTCTGCGcctgctgctccttcctcctctgtccaccGCACCTCAGGCTCAAACCCGTGTGACCCTCTGCCGGCTGGAGCGTCCTCTCGCAGCTCCCAGGACAGCGTGGGCCAGATGGCCACTCAgagcctgcagcagcagcgggccAGCCGGATGCTGCTGACCTCCATGTCTCAGTCTCTGGAGGTGCTGGCTCAGTCCgtgcagctgctggtggagagcCAGCAGGAGTTTGTGCAggagtctctgctgctgcagagggagacgGTGGACGTCCTGAGGGACTTCTCCACCGCCGCGCTGACGATGCTGAGGGACAAAGGCAGCAGTGGACTTCAGGCGCAGCATCTTGACCCCCCCCCTCGCTTCTGA
- the zgc:101731 gene encoding SNARE_SNAP25N and SNARE_SNAP23C domain-containing protein isoform X2, whose product MASDPPILTEQEELHRRANQVTDESLESTRRMMLLVEESKDSGIRALVMLDEQGEQLERIEEGMDTVNRDMREAEKNLTDMAQCCGLCAWPIRKLKAFEESGAYKAVWGGASGQDGVVSNQPPASRVVDEREQMIMSGGHIRRVTDDAREDEMDENLAHVSSIMGNLKNMALDMGSEIIQQNDQIDRIQGKAVLNVSRIEAANQKANNLMKR is encoded by the exons ATGGCGTCAGACCCGCCCATCttgacagagcaggaggagctacACAGAAGAGCCAATCAGGTCACAGATGAG tcCCTGGAAAGCACAAGACGGAtgatgctgctggtggaggag AGTAAAGACTCCGGTATCAGAGCTTTGGTCATGCTGGACGAACAAGGAG agcagctggagcGTATTGAGGAAGGCATGGACACCGTCAACAGGGACATGAGAGAGGCCGAGAAGAACCTGACAGACATGGCCCAGTGCTGTGGTCTGTGCGCCTGGCCCATCAGGAA ACTCAAGGCCTTCGAGGAGAGCGGCGCGTACAAGGCTGTgtggggcggagcctcgggacagGATGGCGTCGTGTCCAATCAGCCGCCGGCGTCACGAGTGGTCGACGAGAGGGAGCAAATGATCATGAGCGGAGGACACATACGGAG GGTGACGGACGACGCCCGGGAGGACGAGATGGACGAGAACCTGGCTCATGTCAGCAGCATCATGGGAAATCTGAAGAATATGGCTCTGGACATGGGCAGTGAGATCATCCAGCAGAACGACCAGATCGACCGCATTCAGGGAAAA GCCGTCCTCAACGTGTCCCGCATCGAAGCTGCCAACCAGAAAGCCAACAACCTCATGAAGCGATAG